A stretch of Arachis hypogaea cultivar Tifrunner chromosome 15, arahy.Tifrunner.gnm2.J5K5, whole genome shotgun sequence DNA encodes these proteins:
- the LOC112750608 gene encoding uncharacterized protein isoform X2, producing the protein MRFKHQMISSVRDISKSSVDDVTRNSGGRRLLRLCLTDGHFEIIGIEYSHIPSIPDNVAPGTKICLENKVAVHNGIACLNPKVLTVLGGVVESLYEEWQMNQKYSGFSRSSLRQLEDRDAGGPPPFVKLQVGSSSGYADYKSSSSKPTAVVAEAKMKATDSHRGHTQKADISSDVNLKPKLPSEKAVDKPSTSEPRPREAVEPVPVQNQAAAQKLLQKLNQPNQENCRFKGRKHRGKGKEEDPVVYTLEEYETRKAQAKPLKEDEVSDISRDGQLARQLQNQFNLEDCLVQGDPHEAEAQDIRMSMFTYERDYGGSHQTSHGGRGRGRGRGRGRGRGRGRGRGRGRYG; encoded by the exons ATGCGGTTTAAACACCAAATG ATATCTTCAGTGAGGGACATTTCTAAGAGCAGTGTAGATGACGTAACAAGAAATTCTGGTGGCCGGAGACTTCTTAGGTTGTGTCTCACTGATGGGCACTTCGAGATAATTGGTATTGAATATTCTCACATCCCGTCTATACCTGACAATGTGGCTCCTGGTACTAAG ATCTGTTTGGAAAACAAAGTTGCAGTTCATAATGGTATAGCTTGCTTAAATCCTAAAGTATTGACTGTTTTAGGAGGCGTTGTGGAATCACTCTATGAAGAGTGGCAGATGAACCAAAAATATTCAGGATTTTCCCGATCATCTCTCAGACAGCTAGAGGATCGTGACGCAGGTGGACCTCCTCCATTTGTGAAGCTGCAGGTTGGATCTTCCTCAG GCTATGCAGATTATAAGTCTAGTAGTAGTAAGCCCACTGCTGTGGTTGCTGAAGCTAAGATGAAGGCAACTGATTCACACCGAGGCCATACTCAGAAAGCAGATATCTCCTCCGATGTAAATTTAAAACCCAAATTGCCCTCAGAAAAAGCTGTGGACAAGCCTAGTACTTCAGAACCAAGACCCAGAGAAG CTGTGGAACCTGTTCCTGTGCAAAATCAAGCTGCTGCCCAAAAATTACTTCAGAAACTAAATCAACCAAATCAGGAAAACTGCCGTTTTAAGGGTCGGAAACATAGAgggaaagggaaagaagaagatcCGGTTGTATATACTCTTGAAGAATATGAAACTAGAAAAGCCCAGGCAAAGCCATTGAAGGAAGACGAGGTGTCGGACATTAGTCGTGATGGCCAGCTTGCTAGGCAGCTTCAAAATCAATTTAACCTTGAAGATTGTTTG GTACAAGGGGATCCCCATGAAGCTGAGGCGCAAGACATTAGAATGAGCATGTTCACATATGAAAGGGATTATGGTGGCAGCCATCAAACATCACATggaggaaggggaaggggaaggggaaggggaaggggtaGGGGTAGGGGAAGGGGAAGAGGAAGAGGTAGGGGAAGATATGGTTAG